Proteins co-encoded in one Arachis hypogaea cultivar Tifrunner chromosome 13, arahy.Tifrunner.gnm2.J5K5, whole genome shotgun sequence genomic window:
- the LOC112733915 gene encoding protein MAIN-LIKE 1-like, whose amino-acid sequence MRLDERYVPYLQMAGLYHLVRLNDRWFQLDEALVSAFIERWCPKTHTFHMPFRECTITLQDVAYQLGLSVDGRYVSGCLTDFQKYIQGGRPAWVWFQELLGVIPPPSQVQKFAVNYSWFQETFGECPEAADEETVRRFARAYIMMLLDTQLFADKSGNRIHIRWLPYVARLEEMGTYSWGSAALAWLYRCMCRVTNRHMVKLAGPLQLLQSWIFWCFPRFRPAGYDTSSWPLASRWSSYNPSSSEKGPRVQMWRLRIDML is encoded by the exons ATGCGACTCGATGAGAGATACGTTCCGTACTTACAGATGGCCGGATTATACCATCTTGTAAGGTTGAACGATAGATGGTTCCAGTTAGATGAGGCCCTTGTCAGTGCCTTCATCGAGCGGTGGTGTCCGAAGACGCACACCTTCCATATGCCGTTcagagagtgcacgatcacacttcaggacgtggcgtaccagtTGGGGTTGTCAGTGGACGGGCGTTATGTCAGCGGCTGCCTTACAGATTTCCAGAAATACATCCAGGGTGGCCGTCCAGCTTGGgtgtggttccaggagttgcttgGAGTGATTCCTCCTCCGAGCCAGGTTCAGAAATTCGCAGTAAACTACAGCTGGTTCCAGGAGACTTTTGGTGAGTGCCCCGAGGCAGCCGATGAGGAGACTGTGCGAAGATTTGCACGTGCctacatcatgatgttgttggacACGCAGTtgtttgccgacaagtccggcaaccgcattcacatcagatggcttcccTACGTAGCTAGGCTTGAAGAGATGGGTACCTACAGCTGGGGGTCTGCAGCACtggcatggttgtaccggtgcatgtgccgagtgaCGAACAGACATATGGTCAAGTTAGCGGGCCCACTACAGCTACTTCAGTCCTGGATCTTCTGGTGCTTTCCTAGGTTTAGGCCTGCAGGGTATGATACGTCCAGCTGGCCGTTGGCCTCGAG GTGGTCAAGTTACAACCCTTCCAGTAGCGAGAAGGGTCCTAGAGTGCAGATGTGGAGACTGAGGATAGACATGTTATAG